A segment of the Longimicrobium sp. genome:
ACCTAAGTATCCGAGCTCTTTCGCCAGATAAAGCTGGCTGCGCACCTCACCGGCAGATCCGCGGGCGATCGCAAGAAACCGCGCGAACTCGGCACGGCTGTTCCGGTTGAACCTTTCGGCGATATTCGACATCACCGACACTGCCGCTCGTTGTATCTGATCCCGCAGGCCAAAGTCCCTGGCGAAGCGCGCGTTGGCCGTAACGCGATAGATGGCCACGCACAGGTGCTTCGACTTCTGCCACGCAACAAGATCCTCGAATCGCTCAACCCGCACCATTCCTCCCGGGTTCGATTACTTGGCACTTGGCACTAGGCACTTGGCACTTGGCACTTCCGTTCTCAGCGCTCCCTCATGTCGAAGTAGAGCCGGCCGTTCACGTCCTCTTCGGCGTAGATGTCCTTGTAGATCTCGTCGACCGCCGGCTCGGGCGAGTTCTCGGCGAACTCGGCCGACTGCTCGGAGACGCGCTTGGCCTCGGCGTCCATCTCCTCCAGCTCCTGCTGGCTGAGGATGTCGTTGCGGGCGAGGAGCTGGGCGAAGATGGTGATGGGATCGTTCGCCTTCTCCTTCTCCACGTCTTCCTTCGTCCGGTAGACGCCGGAGACGGGGTCGGACATGGAGTGCCCCACGTAGCGGTAGGTGCGCGCCTCGATGAGCGTGGGCCCCTCCCCGCGGCGGGCGCGCTCGGCGGCCTCGCCGGCCACGCGGTACATGTCCAGCACGTCCATCCCGTCGGCCACGGCGCTCGGCATGGCGTACGCGCTGGCCTTCTGCCAGATGTCGTACAGCGACGCGGCGCGCTCCCACGCCGTGCCCATCCCGAAGCGGTTGTTCTCGACGATGAGGATCATGGGCAGCTTCCACAGCGCCGCCATGTTCAGCGACTCGTGGAAGGCGCCCTGGTTCACCGCCGCCTCGCCGCAGTACACCTGGATGACGCGGTCTTCCTGGCGGTACTTGATCTTCCACGCCACGCCCAGCGCCAGCGGGATCTGGCCGCCCACGATGCCGTGGCCGCCCAGGTAGTTCTGCTCGGCGCCGAACATGTGCATGGAGCCGCCCTTTCCGCCGCTGCAGCCGTCGCGGCGGCCGTACAGCTCGGCCATCACCGCCCCGGGGTCGATCCCCTTCTGCAGCGCGTGCACGTGCTCGCGGTAGGCGGTCATCACGTAGTCGTCGCCACGCAGCGCGTGGATGGCGCCGATGGCGACGGCCTCCTGGCCGATGTACAGGTGGCAGAACCCGCCGATCTTGCCCAGCGCGTAGCTCTCGGCCGCCTTCTCCTCGAAGCGGCGGGCCAGGAGCATGTCGTACATCATCTTGCGCAGCGTCTCGCGGTCGAGCCCCTGCAGGCGCTCCTCGTCGCTCTTCGGCGCCTGCTCCTGCGGCTCCTCGGGCGCGCCGCCCTGCTCCGGTCCGGCGTCGCGCGCAACGGGCTTCCGTGTCTTCGTATCAGGCATCGTACCCTTCAGTTCGAACCGGGTGAATCCCTCGGTTTCGCCGTTCCGCTGCCATCCCGCTCACGCCTCCGGCGCGGGATTCACGTTCCGGTAGATCTCGGCCAGCGACAGGTCGCATCCGATGGCGTCCAGCCGCACGAGGTCACCGAGCCGCTGGTAGATGGTGCAGTCCCAGGCACCTTCGGGACCGCGGGCGTACATCTCCACCCGCGGCTCCTTCTGCGAAACCAGCACGTACGCGGCCAGCGACGGCACCTGCCGGTACGCCGCCGCCTTCACCGTGCGGTCGCGCACCTCCGTGCCGGGCGAGAGGACCTCGAACACGACCGCCGGGTTGGTGACCACGTCGTGCGTACGGTCCAGGTAGCGCGGCTCGCCGCAGAGCACGAACACGTCGGGATACGCGTACTCGCCTCCCGTGCCGACCTGCACCTTCACGTCCGACTGGTACACGCGGCACCCGCCCGGCAGGCGGAAGTACAGGTGCGAGCCGATGTTCTGCGCGATCGCGGCATGGCGCGGCGATGCGCCGGCCATGGCCACGATCTCGCCGTCGAAGAACTCGCTCCGCTGCTCGGCCGCGCGCTCGCGCACCAGGTACTGGCGCGGCGTCAGGCGGCCGTACGGCCGCGGCGGTGCGCCGGGTGTGTCGAGAGTCGGCATGTCTGCCTCTCCGGAAGCCGTGGACGATGAATGCTCCTCGTCGCCGGCCTCTCCGCCGCGCCCGCTGTCGCCGTTGTGGTTCCCGCCCGGCGCTTCCTCGCGCCGGCGCCGCAGCAGCTCCTGGACGGCCTGGAGCTGCCCCGCCGTGTCATTCGGCCCCCCGCCGCCCCCGGGGCCCACCGCCTACAGGCTCCCGAGCTGCACCAGCCGCGGCGCGGGCGGCGCCACCAGCGAGGCGCGGATCGCGGCCTCGGCGGCGTCGATGCGCACCTCGGCGCCCACGTCGGCCTCGAGGATCTCGGTGATCCGGCCGGGGCCGTCGGGGTCGATGGTGCGCGCCTGCTCCTTGGCGTGGTACGACGAGCGCACCAGCGGCCCGCTCTCCACGTGCCCGAAGCCCAGCTCGCGCTCGCCCACGTCCTTCCACGAGCGGAACTCGTCGGGGGTAACCCAGCGGTCCAGCGGCACGTGGTGCTCGCTGGGGCGCAGGTACTGCCCCATCGTGAGGATGTCGACCGAGGCGTCGCGCAGGTCCCGCATGGAGCGGCGCACCTCGTCGGGGGTCTCGCCCATCCCCAGGATGATGGCGCTCTTGGTCAGCTGCCGCGGGTTCATGCGCTTCACCGCGCCCAGCAGCGAGATGGAGCGCCAGTAGCGCCCGCCGGGGCGGATCCAGCGCGAAAGCCGCTCCACGGTGTCGATGTTGTGGGCCAGGATCTCGGGACCGGCCTCGACCACCGTGCGCAGCGCCTCCTCGTTCCCCTTGAAGTCGGGGATGAGCACCTCCACGGTGCAGCCGGGGACGCGCTCGTGGATCTGGCGGATGGTCTCGGCGTAGATGGCCGCGCCGCCGTCGGAGAGCTCGTCGCGGTTCACCGAGGTGATCACCGCGTGCTCCAGCCCCATGGCCGCCACCGAGTCGGCCACGCGGCGGGGCTCGTCCCAGTCCAGCTCGGCGGGCATGCCGTGGGCGACCGCGCAGTACTTGCAGGCGCGGGTGCACACGTCGCCCAGGATCATGAAGGTGGCGGTGCCGCTCTCCCAGCACTCGCCGATGTTGGGGCAGTGCGCCTCCTCGCACACGGTGTGCAGCCCCTGCGAGCGCATCAGCCCCTTCAGCCGCAGGTAGTTGGTGCCGCCGGGGGCACGCACCTTCA
Coding sequences within it:
- a CDS encoding four helix bundle protein, yielding MVRVERFEDLVAWQKSKHLCVAIYRVTANARFARDFGLRDQIQRAAVSVMSNIAERFNRNSRAEFARFLAIARGSAGEVRSQLYLAKELGYLGEEESGALLSACLESRGYSSPFASRWRDELLLGTRH
- the pdhA gene encoding pyruvate dehydrogenase (acetyl-transferring) E1 component subunit alpha encodes the protein MPDTKTRKPVARDAGPEQGGAPEEPQEQAPKSDEERLQGLDRETLRKMMYDMLLARRFEEKAAESYALGKIGGFCHLYIGQEAVAIGAIHALRGDDYVMTAYREHVHALQKGIDPGAVMAELYGRRDGCSGGKGGSMHMFGAEQNYLGGHGIVGGQIPLALGVAWKIKYRQEDRVIQVYCGEAAVNQGAFHESLNMAALWKLPMILIVENNRFGMGTAWERAASLYDIWQKASAYAMPSAVADGMDVLDMYRVAGEAAERARRGEGPTLIEARTYRYVGHSMSDPVSGVYRTKEDVEKEKANDPITIFAQLLARNDILSQQELEEMDAEAKRVSEQSAEFAENSPEPAVDEIYKDIYAEEDVNGRLYFDMRER
- a CDS encoding Uma2 family endonuclease — translated: MPTLDTPGAPPRPYGRLTPRQYLVRERAAEQRSEFFDGEIVAMAGASPRHAAIAQNIGSHLYFRLPGGCRVYQSDVKVQVGTGGEYAYPDVFVLCGEPRYLDRTHDVVTNPAVVFEVLSPGTEVRDRTVKAAAYRQVPSLAAYVLVSQKEPRVEMYARGPEGAWDCTIYQRLGDLVRLDAIGCDLSLAEIYRNVNPAPEA
- the lipA gene encoding lipoyl synthase, whose translation is MSTQAPGVPAGGYAPRGKDNGIVKSKGTVNLPRPDGHEPVSHRARKPEWLKVRAPGGTNYLRLKGLMRSQGLHTVCEEAHCPNIGECWESGTATFMILGDVCTRACKYCAVAHGMPAELDWDEPRRVADSVAAMGLEHAVITSVNRDELSDGGAAIYAETIRQIHERVPGCTVEVLIPDFKGNEEALRTVVEAGPEILAHNIDTVERLSRWIRPGGRYWRSISLLGAVKRMNPRQLTKSAIILGMGETPDEVRRSMRDLRDASVDILTMGQYLRPSEHHVPLDRWVTPDEFRSWKDVGERELGFGHVESGPLVRSSYHAKEQARTIDPDGPGRITEILEADVGAEVRIDAAEAAIRASLVAPPAPRLVQLGSL